Proteins encoded in a region of the Methanofollis tationis genome:
- a CDS encoding small ribosomal subunit Rsm22 family protein, with translation MTRPDAPLHLSPGEEMKQNEFFASPRVPRRLERLIEEYIEKKTGKTWNDPVVLERIRSAVVAQKWGYWARGRRRKISYAKGYDVLAYLAYQFPVYLVQSELLLHGLVADGLIPRTMRVLDAGCGPGVISLAIADYLGRVKGATARIDAIDISEENIEAYMALVPPAAEKKGLVTVGRPVAGDLLDPPAGTLQGPYDLIVFSNVLNEIPGRGPEEKAAMVARFGERLAPDGTILIVEPAEKDASTALREVQRALVDAGLSVYAPCTHLWGEPCRPDRCWTFTTGPEVRPPRLMEALVAAGEEGYRYRNTDIKFSHLVLRKDGFTREGYRIGKNLKAARLGALADHVEKRIHLCAARMSADIGEPGRHVVKICDGTPKKPVYAVLPEYSRNEGNEPLLSGPYGEILIIRNATVRYNREADTYSVIIGRKTTVARAGRECGA, from the coding sequence ATGACGCGACCTGACGCCCCCCTCCATCTGTCGCCCGGCGAGGAAATGAAGCAGAACGAGTTTTTCGCCTCGCCCAGGGTCCCGCGGCGGCTCGAACGGCTGATCGAGGAGTATATCGAAAAGAAGACCGGGAAGACCTGGAACGACCCGGTCGTTCTCGAGCGGATCCGCTCGGCGGTCGTCGCCCAGAAATGGGGCTACTGGGCGAGAGGGCGCCGGAGAAAGATCTCCTATGCGAAGGGCTACGACGTACTCGCCTACCTTGCCTACCAGTTCCCGGTCTACCTCGTCCAGTCAGAGCTCCTCCTCCACGGCCTCGTCGCCGACGGACTCATCCCCAGAACCATGCGGGTGCTGGACGCCGGGTGCGGCCCCGGCGTCATCTCGCTTGCAATCGCCGATTATCTGGGGAGGGTGAAGGGCGCAACGGCCCGGATCGACGCCATCGACATTTCCGAGGAGAACATCGAGGCCTATATGGCGCTGGTGCCTCCGGCCGCGGAGAAGAAAGGGCTCGTCACCGTCGGGCGCCCGGTGGCAGGCGACCTCCTCGACCCCCCGGCAGGAACCCTGCAGGGGCCCTACGACCTGATCGTCTTCTCCAACGTCCTCAACGAGATCCCTGGCCGCGGCCCGGAGGAGAAGGCGGCGATGGTCGCCAGGTTCGGGGAGAGGCTTGCGCCTGACGGCACCATCCTCATCGTCGAGCCCGCAGAGAAGGACGCCTCCACCGCCCTGCGCGAGGTGCAGCGCGCCCTCGTCGATGCCGGCCTTTCGGTCTACGCCCCCTGCACGCACCTCTGGGGCGAGCCCTGCCGCCCCGACCGGTGCTGGACCTTCACCACAGGCCCGGAGGTGCGGCCGCCGCGGCTGATGGAGGCCCTGGTCGCCGCCGGCGAGGAGGGCTACCGCTACCGCAACACCGACATCAAGTTCTCCCATCTCGTGCTGCGGAAGGACGGGTTCACCCGCGAAGGCTACCGCATCGGCAAGAACCTGAAGGCCGCCCGTCTCGGCGCTCTCGCCGACCATGTCGAAAAAAGGATCCACCTCTGCGCCGCCAGGATGTCGGCCGATATCGGCGAACCCGGGCGGCACGTGGTGAAGATCTGCGACGGGACCCCGAAAAAGCCGGTCTATGCGGTCCTGCCCGAATATTCCCGGAACGAGGGGAACGAACCGCTTCTGAGCGGCCCATACGGTGAGATCCTGATCATCAGGAATGCGACGGTCAGGTACAACCGGGAGGCAGACACCTACTCGGTGATCATCGGCAGGAAGACGACCGTGGCCCGGGCCGGCCGGGAGTGCGGGGCGTGA
- the budA gene encoding acetolactate decarboxylase — protein MWRISALLILLIVSAGFMVSSTVRWADDGEETAETIYQVSTIGALLEGVYDGVEEFGALTDRGDTGIGTPEGLDGEIVILDGEVWQIRGDGAVSQIDLATRTAFAAVTVFDEDIAFDLDGPVSLADLEAAIEDALPSPNHPVAVIVKGRFANLTTRSVDAQTRPYPPLVEVTASQHLFTFDRTEGTLVGFYLPQYMAGVNVVGFHLHYLSDDRTGGGHLLDCTADQVRVALDITPNLRLSLPEAGGFAAADLSGDRSGEVNAAERGRTTG, from the coding sequence ATGTGGCGGATTTCCGCCCTCCTGATCCTCCTGATCGTCTCGGCCGGCTTCATGGTCTCCTCGACGGTGCGGTGGGCCGATGACGGGGAGGAGACGGCCGAGACAATCTACCAGGTCTCGACGATCGGCGCCCTTCTCGAAGGCGTCTATGACGGCGTCGAGGAGTTCGGCGCACTCACCGACCGCGGCGACACCGGCATCGGCACGCCCGAGGGTCTCGACGGCGAGATCGTCATCCTGGACGGAGAGGTCTGGCAGATCCGCGGCGACGGAGCGGTCAGCCAGATCGACCTCGCCACCAGGACGGCCTTTGCGGCGGTCACCGTCTTCGACGAAGACATCGCCTTCGACCTCGACGGCCCCGTCTCCCTCGCAGACCTGGAGGCGGCGATCGAAGACGCCCTGCCCTCCCCCAACCACCCGGTCGCCGTCATCGTGAAAGGCCGGTTTGCAAACCTCACCACCCGGAGCGTGGACGCGCAGACCAGACCCTACCCGCCCCTGGTCGAGGTGACCGCCTCGCAGCACCTCTTCACCTTCGACCGGACCGAGGGCACCCTGGTCGGCTTTTACCTCCCGCAGTATATGGCCGGGGTCAATGTCGTCGGGTTCCACCTCCACTACCTCTCAGACGACCGCACCGGCGGCGGCCATCTCCTCGACTGCACGGCAGATCAGGTCAGGGTGGCCCTCGACATCACGCCCAACCTCAGGCTCTCGCTCCCCGAGGCCGGAGGTTTTGCCGCGGCCGACCTCTCGGGCGACCGCTCGGGCGAGGTAAACGCCGCAGAACGCGGGAGAACGACCGGCTGA
- a CDS encoding DUF7504 family protein, whose product MKFSLNGSDDKKLCLLLSSAQTMKQANLAIVREITAHGNAAIVITTNQPYLILRKLYDRDGIDLSKVHFVDAITRYAIGKVPEDAANALFVNSPENLTDMGIAITQTLKEMEGQNIFVVFDSVSTMLIYLSSVNISKFIHFVSSRLKILDVSGIFLAVEKGLDPLLLTQLTTFVDEVVDLDESAEG is encoded by the coding sequence ATGAAGTTCTCCCTGAATGGGTCTGATGACAAAAAACTCTGCCTGCTCCTTTCCTCAGCACAGACGATGAAACAGGCGAATCTCGCTATTGTCAGGGAGATCACCGCCCATGGCAATGCCGCCATCGTCATCACCACAAATCAGCCATATCTGATCCTGAGAAAACTCTATGATCGGGATGGGATCGATCTCTCGAAGGTCCATTTCGTCGATGCCATCACGCGCTATGCCATCGGGAAGGTGCCCGAAGACGCTGCAAACGCCCTTTTCGTCAACAGCCCTGAGAACCTCACCGACATGGGCATCGCCATCACCCAGACCCTCAAGGAGATGGAGGGGCAGAACATCTTTGTCGTCTTTGATTCGGTCTCGACGATGCTCATCTATCTCTCGTCGGTGAACATCTCGAAGTTCATTCACTTCGTTTCGAGCCGTTTAAAAATTCTCGATGTTTCAGGCATTTTTCTCGCCGTCGAGAAGGGGCTTGACCCGCTTCTCCTGACGCAGCTCACCACCTTCGTCGACGAGGTGGTCGATCTCGACGAGTCCGCGGAAGGGTGA
- a CDS encoding DUF4118 domain-containing protein gives MKMHNIAGRHPWIKPAVVIGLVAVCVTLEVLVHAYLNIAVAFTHIFYLPIVIAGTWYYKKAVVIALLLGAMHIAVEYFTMGFVFEPVALVRAAMFVVVAFVIGSLSESKDFLAAEREMKHNALLSFVSEVGLRIKTPMSVIRENLGEIGRGIEADEMEKEEVLATLQVQISHAEKILATLRELNQGVIDEQKDIPESYRDLLTR, from the coding sequence ATGAAGATGCATAATATCGCCGGGCGCCACCCGTGGATCAAACCTGCCGTGGTTATCGGTCTGGTCGCCGTCTGTGTCACCCTTGAGGTGCTCGTCCATGCCTACCTGAATATCGCAGTGGCCTTCACCCACATCTTCTATCTCCCGATCGTCATCGCCGGGACCTGGTACTATAAAAAAGCCGTCGTGATCGCCCTGCTCCTCGGGGCGATGCACATCGCCGTCGAATATTTCACGATGGGTTTTGTCTTCGAGCCAGTGGCCCTCGTTCGGGCGGCGATGTTCGTCGTGGTCGCCTTTGTGATCGGATCCCTCTCAGAATCAAAAGACTTTCTCGCCGCCGAACGGGAGATGAAGCATAACGCCCTTCTCAGCTTCGTCTCTGAGGTCGGGCTGCGGATCAAGACGCCGATGAGCGTGATCCGCGAGAACCTTGGTGAGATCGGCCGCGGCATCGAGGCCGACGAGATGGAAAAGGAAGAGGTTTTAGCCACTCTGCAGGTCCAGATCAGCCATGCCGAGAAGATCCTTGCCACGCTGAGGGAACTGAACCAGGGTGTCATCGATGAACAGAAGGATATTCCGGAGTCGTACAGAGACCTCCTGACGCGGTGA
- a CDS encoding SLC13 family permease has protein sequence MKKNIGRVLGPLVFLALVFAPITESVMPTSARYVAAVTLLMIIWWITEAIPLEATALLPVVLFPALGVLSATQATAPYADKVIFLFMGGFIIAMSMQRWGLHRRIALNIINIVGTSPKRLILGFMIATAFLSMWISNTATAMMMIPIAIAIITTIIPNASTLLKDMTHEQRDFSEALVISIAYAANIGGIATLIGTPPNGIFAAQMKTLFPAAPPIDFFSWMKFGVPLAAILLVLAWIWLTYGSYRHLPTKIAHAKDIIAHQIENLGPMTRGERWTLMIFVLTAFAWIFAKTKNIEGVVIPGLDVFFPGIDDSVIAIAGALLLFLLPVDRAKGIYTMDWEWAVKIPWGILILFGGGLCLSVAFIQSGLAKLIVDQIAMFGGLPIVVLVLLVAIGISLLTEVTSNTAIASLMMPIMAVTAVSMNMSPYMLMLTAAVCTSLAFMLPVATPPNAVAYASGYIDMKDLMRSGWVLNFIGVGLWTFFLFTIVMWALGFSPALPDWATMPVK, from the coding sequence ATGAAAAAGAATATCGGGAGAGTCCTCGGGCCGCTTGTATTTTTGGCCCTGGTGTTCGCCCCCATCACTGAGAGCGTGATGCCGACATCGGCCAGATATGTGGCGGCGGTCACGCTCCTGATGATCATCTGGTGGATCACCGAGGCAATTCCCCTTGAAGCGACGGCCCTTCTGCCGGTAGTGCTCTTCCCTGCCCTTGGCGTCCTCAGCGCCACGCAGGCGACGGCACCCTATGCCGACAAGGTCATCTTCCTGTTTATGGGCGGTTTCATCATCGCCATGTCGATGCAGCGGTGGGGGCTCCACCGGCGTATCGCGCTGAATATCATCAACATCGTGGGTACAAGCCCGAAACGGCTGATCCTGGGCTTCATGATCGCCACGGCATTCCTCTCCATGTGGATCTCCAATACGGCAACGGCGATGATGATGATCCCGATCGCCATCGCGATCATCACTACCATCATCCCCAACGCCAGCACACTCCTCAAGGATATGACCCACGAACAGCGCGATTTCTCCGAGGCGCTGGTCATTTCCATCGCCTATGCGGCGAACATCGGCGGGATTGCAACCCTCATCGGCACGCCGCCGAACGGGATCTTTGCCGCCCAGATGAAGACCCTCTTCCCGGCCGCCCCGCCCATCGACTTTTTCTCGTGGATGAAGTTCGGGGTTCCGCTTGCGGCGATCCTGCTCGTGCTCGCCTGGATCTGGCTCACCTACGGGTCGTACCGCCACCTTCCCACGAAGATCGCCCATGCAAAGGATATCATCGCCCACCAGATCGAGAACCTCGGGCCGATGACGCGGGGGGAGCGGTGGACCCTGATGATCTTCGTGCTCACCGCCTTCGCCTGGATCTTCGCGAAGACGAAGAACATCGAGGGGGTCGTCATCCCGGGCCTCGACGTGTTCTTCCCGGGGATCGACGACTCGGTGATCGCCATCGCAGGCGCCCTTCTCCTCTTCCTCCTCCCGGTGGACCGGGCAAAGGGGATCTATACGATGGACTGGGAATGGGCGGTGAAGATACCCTGGGGCATCCTCATCCTCTTCGGCGGTGGTCTCTGCCTCTCGGTCGCCTTCATCCAGAGCGGGCTTGCAAAGCTGATCGTCGACCAGATCGCCATGTTCGGCGGACTGCCGATCGTCGTTCTCGTGCTGCTCGTGGCGATCGGGATCTCCCTCCTGACCGAGGTGACCTCGAACACCGCCATCGCATCCCTGATGATGCCGATCATGGCGGTGACCGCCGTCTCGATGAACATGAGCCCGTACATGCTCATGCTCACGGCAGCGGTCTGCACCTCGCTGGCCTTCATGCTCCCGGTGGCGACGCCGCCGAACGCCGTCGCCTATGCCTCCGGGTATATCGACATGAAAGACCTGATGCGTTCAGGCTGGGTGCTGAACTTCATCGGCGTCGGTCTCTGGACCTTCTTCCTCTTCACCATCGTGATGTGGGCGCTCGGGTTCTCCCCGGCCCTCCCGGACTGGGCGACGATGCCGGTCAAGTGA
- a CDS encoding winged helix-turn-helix domain-containing protein has product MHHMTLPPSSRKVLLILGDGGAMTHKDLVRTSSLAPRTVRYALKKLKENDLIIEKFNFKDARQIIYLCKPGQAVEAA; this is encoded by the coding sequence ATGCACCACATGACCCTCCCACCTTCCTCCAGGAAGGTCCTGCTGATCCTGGGGGATGGGGGTGCGATGACGCACAAGGACCTGGTACGGACCTCCAGCCTTGCGCCCAGAACGGTCAGGTATGCGCTGAAAAAGCTGAAGGAGAACGACCTCATCATCGAGAAGTTCAACTTCAAGGATGCACGCCAGATCATCTATCTGTGTAAGCCCGGGCAGGCCGTCGAGGCAGCCTGA
- a CDS encoding phospholipase D-like domain-containing protein, which translates to MDRLIIKIRRAHPSDMPRPCLLVLLVFLLALPAGAFEIVEFCPDPYLSGDPDEYFVLEGAGPLDGVTVTDGEGSVRFPAGAVSPGRVVVARDAAAYARVHGLPPDYEIAGSDPAVPDMTALGDLRMANDGDSLVLMAGRTVVQEVRWPEDVAARQGQVHFLRDGVWDPHPRMIGQSDFAPATYEGVTVTLFVSPDCSYEVFSGAIGSARQSIDANVYEFTHPGIARMLVEAAGRGVAVAVLLEGGPVGGISAEEKAVVSYLTGNGIPVRVMTTQGDAHARYRFDHAKYLVIDGASVLVTSENFKESGVPETGLKGNRGWGAWVQDARVAGYFSAVYETDSTGGDIGPAPSGGAPCETGRSAYDPVFAPLTVEGAAVTPVLSPETSDLVLALIAGAEERLLIEQAYITNSTGGGPNRFLAEAINASRRGVAVRVILDSSWFNVEGENDNDEQAAWINALARSESLPVEARCIDLAAADLEKVHTKGVVVDNRSVLISSINWNDNSPDFNREAGVIVVHPDAARYFAAAFDADWNAGGEGGNGADVRLVCAALIVLAFALLYAVRKIRR; encoded by the coding sequence GTGGACAGGCTCATTATAAAAATCAGGAGGGCGCACCCCTCAGATATGCCCCGCCCCTGCCTCCTCGTCCTCCTCGTCTTCCTCCTCGCCCTGCCCGCGGGGGCGTTTGAGATCGTGGAGTTCTGCCCCGACCCCTACCTCTCCGGCGATCCCGACGAGTATTTCGTGCTGGAGGGTGCCGGCCCCCTCGACGGGGTGACGGTCACCGACGGCGAGGGGAGCGTGCGGTTCCCGGCCGGCGCCGTCTCGCCGGGCCGGGTGGTGGTGGCGCGGGACGCCGCCGCATATGCCCGTGTCCACGGCCTGCCCCCGGACTACGAGATCGCCGGCAGCGATCCGGCGGTCCCTGACATGACCGCCCTCGGCGACCTGCGGATGGCGAACGACGGCGACAGCCTGGTCCTGATGGCGGGCCGCACCGTCGTCCAGGAGGTGCGGTGGCCGGAGGACGTGGCGGCGCGCCAGGGGCAGGTCCATTTCCTGCGGGACGGGGTCTGGGACCCGCACCCCAGGATGATCGGGCAGTCGGACTTTGCCCCGGCGACGTATGAGGGCGTCACCGTCACCCTCTTCGTCTCCCCTGACTGTTCGTACGAGGTCTTTTCAGGGGCGATCGGGTCGGCGCGGCAGAGCATCGACGCAAACGTCTACGAGTTCACCCACCCGGGGATCGCCCGGATGCTCGTCGAGGCCGCCGGCCGCGGCGTCGCGGTGGCGGTGCTCCTGGAGGGCGGGCCGGTCGGCGGGATCTCGGCGGAAGAAAAGGCGGTCGTCTCCTATCTCACCGGGAACGGGATTCCTGTCAGGGTGATGACGACGCAGGGCGATGCCCATGCGAGGTACCGTTTCGACCACGCGAAGTACCTCGTGATCGACGGGGCGAGCGTGCTGGTCACCTCGGAGAACTTCAAGGAGAGCGGGGTCCCGGAGACCGGGCTGAAGGGCAATCGCGGCTGGGGCGCCTGGGTGCAGGACGCCCGCGTGGCCGGCTACTTCTCGGCGGTCTATGAAACAGACAGCACCGGCGGCGACATCGGGCCGGCGCCGTCCGGGGGTGCGCCCTGCGAAACCGGGAGGAGCGCATACGATCCGGTCTTTGCACCCCTCACCGTGGAAGGGGCGGCGGTGACGCCGGTGCTCTCACCCGAGACGAGCGATCTCGTCCTCGCCCTCATCGCCGGTGCAGAGGAGCGCCTCCTCATCGAGCAGGCCTATATCACGAACAGCACCGGCGGGGGGCCGAACCGTTTCCTCGCGGAGGCGATCAACGCATCGCGCCGCGGCGTTGCGGTGCGGGTTATCCTGGACTCCTCCTGGTTCAATGTCGAGGGGGAGAACGACAATGACGAGCAGGCGGCATGGATCAACGCCCTTGCCCGTTCTGAATCCCTGCCCGTCGAGGCGCGGTGCATCGACCTTGCCGCCGCGGACCTGGAGAAAGTCCACACCAAAGGGGTGGTCGTGGACAATCGCAGCGTGCTCATCTCGAGCATCAACTGGAACGACAACTCGCCTGATTTCAACAGGGAAGCCGGCGTGATCGTCGTTCACCCGGATGCGGCGCGCTACTTTGCGGCGGCATTCGATGCCGACTGGAACGCCGGCGGCGAGGGTGGCAATGGGGCCGATGTGCGTCTCGTCTGCGCCGCTCTGATCGTGCTGGCGTTCGCCCTGCTCTATGCGGTGCGAAAGATCCGGCGGTGA
- a CDS encoding amino acid kinase family protein has product MSLSTLIMDGAVVIKIGGSLTVRARSVVEEVRASGRRALIVPGGGGFADGVRALDPPATAAHWMAVCAMEAYGWYLSSFGLPATADVAVPAGPTVLLPYTALRAADPLPHSWEVTSDTIAAWVADRLDVPLVLVKSVDALRRDGQRMHDVREPFFCEEVDPCLLPYLFDRKIRACVVNGRVPGRVSALLAGEDVPCTRIGTRP; this is encoded by the coding sequence ATGAGCCTGTCCACCCTCATCATGGACGGAGCGGTGGTCATAAAGATCGGGGGGAGCCTGACCGTCCGCGCCCGGTCGGTCGTGGAGGAGGTCCGCGCTTCAGGCCGCCGGGCGCTCATCGTCCCGGGCGGCGGCGGGTTTGCCGACGGCGTGCGGGCCCTCGACCCCCCGGCGACCGCCGCCCACTGGATGGCCGTCTGCGCGATGGAGGCCTACGGATGGTACCTCTCCTCCTTCGGGCTGCCGGCGACCGCGGACGTCGCCGTCCCGGCTGGCCCGACGGTCCTCCTCCCCTATACCGCCCTCAGGGCGGCCGATCCCCTCCCGCACTCCTGGGAGGTCACCTCAGACACGATCGCCGCATGGGTGGCGGATCGCCTGGACGTCCCCCTCGTCCTGGTCAAGTCGGTGGACGCCCTGAGGCGGGACGGGCAGAGAATGCATGACGTCAGGGAGCCTTTTTTCTGCGAGGAAGTCGATCCCTGCCTTCTGCCCTATCTCTTCGACCGCAAAATCCGGGCATGCGTGGTGAACGGCCGGGTTCCTGGAAGGGTATCCGCCCTCCTCGCCGGCGAGGATGTGCCGTGCACCCGTATCGGTACGCGACCTTAA
- a CDS encoding zinc finger domain-containing protein encodes MAIEKCTSCNAPLAESGATKFSCPACGAEIKRCVQCREQSNVYICGKCGFQGP; translated from the coding sequence ATGGCTATAGAAAAATGCACTTCCTGTAATGCGCCACTCGCGGAAAGCGGCGCGACTAAATTCTCCTGCCCGGCCTGCGGTGCCGAGATCAAGCGCTGCGTCCAGTGCCGGGAACAGAGCAATGTGTACATCTGCGGAAAATGCGGGTTCCAGGGGCCGTAA
- a CDS encoding elongation factor 1-beta, protein MGKVAVILKLMPESADVPIEELEKRVKETVSGIDEIRAEPIGFGLSALKVAAVIEDEEGATDALESKLAAVDGIATAQIVDVNRMI, encoded by the coding sequence ATGGGTAAAGTCGCAGTCATCCTGAAACTGATGCCCGAATCTGCAGATGTTCCAATCGAGGAACTGGAAAAGAGGGTAAAAGAAACCGTTTCCGGGATCGATGAGATCAGGGCCGAACCGATCGGCTTCGGGCTCTCGGCACTGAAGGTCGCCGCCGTCATCGAGGACGAGGAAGGCGCCACCGACGCGCTCGAATCGAAACTCGCAGCAGTCGACGGCATTGCAACCGCACAGATCGTCGACGTCAACCGGATGATCTGA
- a CDS encoding malate dehydrogenase: MSKVTIIGATGRLGSFASHAISGIPHVDEVMLAGRPGREKSLMALSHDLTDSCAARGTGTKITWSTSPADYAGSDVIVVTSGVPRKEGQDRTDLALENARIIAPIAEQIGKYAPDAIILMITNPVDVMTAVALRYSGMEPRQVFGLGTHLDSMRLKVLIARYFQVHVSEVHTRIIGEHGESMVPLWSATTIGGIRISNLPAFSDLPMDEMVDRVKNSGSFIIKNSGATVYGPGDAIATLVQTIIGNENRILTVSSYVRSEVHDIGDTCIGVPARINREGVVPVSIRIEDAELAAFGASVEKIRALTRNIFEKMDELRSSG, translated from the coding sequence ATGTCTAAAGTTACGATTATCGGAGCCACGGGAAGACTTGGCTCTTTTGCGTCCCATGCCATCTCAGGCATCCCGCATGTCGATGAAGTGATGCTTGCTGGACGTCCTGGCCGGGAAAAATCTCTTATGGCTCTCTCCCACGACCTCACCGACTCCTGTGCGGCGCGGGGAACCGGCACGAAGATCACCTGGAGCACCTCGCCGGCCGACTATGCAGGTTCAGATGTGATCGTCGTCACCTCCGGCGTTCCGAGAAAGGAGGGGCAGGACAGAACCGACCTCGCCCTCGAAAATGCCCGGATCATCGCTCCGATCGCAGAACAAATCGGAAAATATGCCCCGGACGCGATCATCCTGATGATCACGAACCCGGTGGACGTCATGACCGCCGTCGCCCTGCGGTATTCCGGGATGGAGCCGCGGCAGGTCTTCGGCCTCGGCACCCACCTCGATTCGATGCGGCTGAAGGTGCTGATCGCCAGATATTTCCAGGTCCATGTGAGCGAAGTGCACACCCGCATCATCGGCGAGCACGGCGAGAGCATGGTCCCCCTCTGGTCGGCCACCACCATTGGCGGGATCAGGATCTCGAACCTCCCGGCGTTTTCAGACCTGCCGATGGACGAGATGGTGGACCGGGTCAAAAACAGCGGGAGCTTCATCATCAAAAACAGCGGGGCGACCGTTTACGGCCCGGGCGATGCGATCGCGACGCTTGTCCAGACCATCATCGGCAACGAGAACCGGATCCTCACGGTCTCCAGCTACGTCAGGAGCGAGGTCCACGATATCGGCGACACCTGTATCGGCGTTCCGGCCAGGATCAACAGGGAAGGCGTCGTTCCGGTGTCTATCAGGATAGAAGACGCAGAACTGGCGGCGTTCGGTGCGTCGGTCGAGAAGATCCGGGCACTCACCCGGAACATCTTCGAAAAAATGGATGAACTCAGATCATCCGGTTGA